The following nucleotide sequence is from Vulpes lagopus strain Blue_001 chromosome 1, ASM1834538v1, whole genome shotgun sequence.
TATACTTATCCTAGACTAAGGGTATTTTACAACAATTCTtgaaaaaggaatttaaagaagaaaatgcataCCATTGTCATATGAAACTACAACCAAGGACATGGTGGTAGGCAAGGTTTGGGGGCCTTTAGTTTAAcagcttgaaaaataatttcagccTACCTAACTACAGAActatagagcttttttttttttttttttttttttttttttttttaagtagccaaTTCCCTAACATTGTTTTTGCTGATATCTCCTCCAGAATCAATCCAGCCTGCTGTCCCTGACCTGGAGGGCTTCCTTCTACAAGCTAGGTCTTCCCTCTGGCTTCTAGCTagggtggagagcagagagaggaagggtcAAAGTCACGTATTTATTCTCCCAGCATCTTCCTTGTAAGGTCACCTTGGTCTGGCTGTGTCCTTCAAGTAAAAGTTACTCTCCCTACAAGGCATCTGATTTTATAGGACTCTTTTCTTCTGGGTTTTGTAAAAGTACACCCTCTCCTTGTCCCTTTAAGTTTAGATTTTACTAACAAATCGGCTGCTCCAAGCTCTGAAGAACTATCCTCTGTGCTCCCCTGTGTACAGTTTTGAGTGTGTCAGTCGTTTTCTGTTGGGACTTGACTTTTGCACACTTCCAGTATAGAAACTAAACTGTCATTCTGGAGCCATATGTAGTGTCCTATAATTTGAACCTGAATCTAGTCACAAGTATCCTTATATGAGGTCAGAGGTTGCTAAAGGGCACAAACTAGCCTTGCCTATGATTGCCCATCTTTTTCTACTTTTGGCCAGCTAAGGGACAGGAGGAACAAGTAATAAGTAAGGCTAGCCTACCTATTAGTACAAAATCACAGTGTAAAATTGGTGAAATGCTTGCTTACTGTCACACTTAATATCTTACCTTCAATAAAGTTGTCTGTTAGGACAAAATCCCCTAATCTCATCAGGAGCAAAAAGGCAATTATCAATCAGAGGAAGGGACATAGGGTCAATCTCAACCTCCCAGGACACTCAGTCTTCTCAGACAAATCATGGAATAAGAGAGAGCTGCTTGGAATCTAGATCTACCTCTGCCACTAGTTAGCTGGATCACCCTAAGTGGTATACATAAGTCTGTTTTATGCCCCTAATTTCTTGTATTCCAGTTTCCTGGtctataaaatgtagaaataagtAGATCTAAGTTTTTCCTAGATCTAATTCTGTCAATAAAGCCAAGAAGTCCTGTAACCATGACATCTTAATGTATCATTTAAATTACCATAATTACTATAAGTAATCCAAGTTTGTTgcagaaaatctagaaaaagtatttttaaaaatgtaacaaggatttaaaaaagaagccCCATAAAAGACAGAACAGTAGCACTATAGACAAAGCTCAAAGAAAAACAGAGTGCAGGCACTAAAGCAAGTCTAGACATGGGGACAAACGCTTTCCAAAGGCATCCATTTTTAGTTTGAGCTTATTTCTTTCCAGCTGTTTTtcaatgcaaaataattttgataattctgtgtattattttattgccagatttaaattttttcagtctGCTGCAATACATGTGCTTATACAACTTTGACCATTTAACTCAGAATAAATTTGTTAGAAATATAGTTAGCTAGAAATGTGGGATCATTTTAAAGGAGTTCTGATAGATTTTACAAATGGCTTTCCAGAAAATTCAGACCTGTTTACATGCCCAACAGCCATGTAGGGTTAGCTGTAGGTCATCCTTAATACACTCTACCCGAACACCCAGGGACAGAGCTCAATTCTCCATGAGATACCTACCTCTCCTGGAATGGTATCTTTTTGACATATAGAATATGCAAATTGCCAACAAAACCAAAGTCACCAATGACAGAACAATTATCCAGGCAGTTCCACTTTGACTCTGttctaaatgaaacaaaaagtctATAAGCTGGAAGAAAAATTACCGAAGAAcacttttactattttaaaaactagttattTCTGCATTAATGAGCATAAATACAGCCCAGTCTCAATGTCTTTACTCTGGGAAACCTGCATAAGCTGGAATCTTAGCCAATTTGGGGCTCGGTCTGTAGAAGGCTGGTGTGGGGGAGAAAAAGGCTGCAAACTTGAAAGTCAAGGAGTCTATTATGCATAGTGagtttctattgttttctattgTAAAGAGAGTTAACACTGTTACAAAGGAATAATTTTTACTACAGACTAACCTCAGCCTAGCATTCTCCTTGGAGGATGAAGGGAGAGCTGAGTGCACCCCTTGGCTTGGAGAAGACAGAGCCATAAATGTACAGGGATCAGTGCAGAGGAAATCAGTGAAACAGAGAAGTCGTCATCTTGAGCAAGAAGTGACAGGCAAACACCAGGAAAATGGTGCTTGATGCTCCTCAGAATCACTGGAGGAACCAAGGAACTGTAGTAATTAGTATTAAAGGAAGTAGGACCCCAGGAAGCAGAAACTTGGGAGACCTTGAGTCCTCAAGCCAGAACCTGCTAATCTTGTGATCTACATTCTGCATAGAGTAGGAGGCAAGCATTAGAGCACACAGGCCAATTCGAGGTGAAAAGGTGTTTATagccattttaaatgaaaagctcTGTATGACAGATGCCTATTTTTATGAACATACTCTTCACTAATAAAGAAATGTTCTGTAACCACTGAAACATTAATCTCTACATATATTTGTGCCATTCTGAAATTGTATACCCACGTAAAGAGTGAGCAATTCAAGTAAAAATGTTGACTTTTGAAGTGTTTTCATATGCATACTTTTCCTCCTGAAGAAAATCCTGCAAGGTatagaattttcttaatttattcatgaccCCCACTTCCCCCCACCGCAAAGAGATTTGCCCAACATCACATAAGTGATTCAACAGCAAAATTTAGCAAGAATTATTCAGTTCCATGCAACCTTTATCAAGTAGATCTAGACTCTAGGAATCCTaactcccccgcccccaggctgggCTTCCTTTTCAAATGTTGCAGCATCTCCTGGCAAAACAACAAGTAGAAAATTATGATTCAGAATAGAAAACcaaatttctttgaaagagtaATGTCTAGGATATTAGTGTTTGCTCTCTTTTCTGCCCTGCTTGGGTAACTCCTGCTACACGCCTCCTTCCTGAGGGGAAGTGTGGGCAGACCCTCCTCCAGTCTCAACGGGCCAGGATTTACTTGGGGATGGGAGGTTCTAAAAAGCTGCTTTTGCCAGAGATGGAATGTCTTGATGCTTTGTGTTTTGtgtaaactaaaaattaaatccCTGGTTAGAAAGATGGGTCATATGTGGTCTTTAGAGCATATCTTCCAGGGTTTTTTTCTACTCTCCAAAGTAAATCCAACATGAGGCAACATTTGAAAAGTGGAATGTAAGCTTATCtatgttttatataaaactaaCATTCTCATTTGGGAGAAAAATAGAAGCTGCAAATGCACCCCAGTTTTCAGCACTCTCATAATGACAGCTCTACACAAAGGGAGTATCATCCCTCAGTGTCTAGAAGCTGCTATTTGAAGACCACCTGATCTAAAGACAACAAGGTGTTATCTCCAAATCTTACTACATAGAATCACTAAACCTCCAAATCTGTTATTTCTCCTAATTTTCACAACTAGAATGATAGAAACGTTTTTAAAACCTATGTTTCATTGACTCAAATATCTTTGTCCCATGATATTAAATTGATAGCTTAAGGGTAAAAGGATCAAACAGCCCACCTAGAAAGTTGACTCCATGGGTACACATGCCATGACTCTATAGAGAATGGACTAGagatattttaaagagttttggcAGTTAGCTATCACTAGAGGTAAAAAATGAGCTAAATCAGGTGTACACTTAGTGCTTCCGATGTCCTTTGGTGACTGTTTCCACGAAATTCATAGACCATGCTTCTCCAGCATCTTCCAGAGCCCCAATTCTAACTTCTCACTGTGCCTGAAGCCTCAACTCCCCAAACCCCAGGCCCAAAAGCACATGTTAGGCACAGCAGTAAGCAGGAATTCAAGATGCTTAGGCTACAGAGTCACCAAATCATGTAGGTTCCCTCTTTGTTTCTGATgccctgaaatcatgaaaaagaaatcttatgagagtgattttttttttccaatgcagGACTTTTGTGTATCTGAAAGAAAGAGGCTGTCTGTTGTCTTGACCAAAAGTATCCCTGTAGATGACATTTGcagaaatactaataaaaattattctttaaatgccaACCTATTTTCCCTGTTTGATATTCACAATCTCTATTGCTATAGCCAAAACCAATTATCCAACTCTACTTGTATCTTACCTACTACATGCAGCGTTTGGATGGTGAGTAAGCTATATTTGCTTGAAGAAATATTGCATTAAGTATTCCCCATTGTCTGAAAGACTAAGATCCTTCAAAGTCAAAGAAAAGTCACTCCGGTTTATTTGCTCTTTATTCCAGGAGATGCAGGGTTCATACATAGTTATATTTCATGAGGAGCTCTGAAAGTAAGCCAGGATGGAGGAGGtctctttttctactttagaCCAACTGGCTATGAAATCATgattcagtcaaaaaaaaaaaaaaatactgtttgcAAGTTCACATGATAGTGAAACATTTTCACTTTGCATTTTATGAAGGTCATCTAAAAACAGGGTAGAAAAGGAAACAtcaatgaaaatacaattttcgAATGAATTTTCTAAGCTACACTTAGAAATGCTTTGAGAAATATCTTTggaaatgtgtttcttaaaatgGTGGTGTCACAGCTTCTTTCAACACTGCCCAATGATTAAGTTTAGACCTTCAAGGAGGCCTAACCCTGGGCCAGCTAGTGAGGTGACACTCCTGCTTTCTAACTCCTACAGCCTGACAGTGAACACTCAAGAATGTTgctaccagggatccctgggtggcgcagcggtttggcgcctgcctttggcccagggcgcgatcctggagacccgggatcaaatcccacatcgggctcccggtgcatggagcctgcttctccctctgcctgtgtctctgcctctctctctctctctctctctctctctctctctctctctctctctctgtgactatcataaataaatttaaaaaaaaaaaaaaaaagaatgttgctaCCAGTTACTAGGCTTTTGAattcaatgttctttttttattgacCTTTCAAATGCTGGTATTCCCCAggacccccactccccccaccccctgccccgcttCTTGTCATTCTACTTACTCTCTAGTAGTCTCTGTTACTTGTATGGTCTCTACCTCTTAACCACTTTCTGCACAAAGTCTATTTTCCTGCACATTACTAATATATTTCCAACTGTACAGGTGAGCCTCCCTGGGCTGAGCTCCATTAGAGGGGGAACTCTGTTGGATTTTCTCGTCTGGCCCCTCCAGATCCAGCTCCATCTGGTTCTTCTTGTTCCGCAGTTATGGTAGCTGACCTCTGTGGATTACTGTGAATTCTTCTCCCTAAGCTCTAGACTCACTCACTTCGTACTCCACTTGCAAAAGAGTGATGCCAAAGCAAGCCACTCTAAGATGCAAGTCCAAGCCTCTCTGATGCCTCAAAAATCTTTCTTTGGCTCCATACCACCTGTGCAATTCTGATCAAGTGCCTTAACCGACATCAGGCCTTCCATATAGTTTTCGACTCCATCTCCAGGCTTATCTCTTATAACTTGAGCTTCACCCTCTACCACTTACACTTCTACAAATTCAGGCAATATTTACTCCTCTGttctgttgtgtgttttttttaaactggaatgCCTATGGTTCACTGAAAATCCTACCATTCTTTTAAACTTCTGCGCTTTTGCGGCCTCCTTAGGCATATATCCTCTAACAACCCCATTTATAGCCAACCATAGTGAACAGAATTAATTGCTCCCTTTCTATGCTGACTTcctagtttaatttttaaatgtttgtactATATGCTGTGGATCCAGAAATGAGTAAGTGTCCACATTCTTAGGTTCATAGTCTGAGAGCAACAAACTTGGCATATAATACTCAACAAGACAACATAGCACTGAGCATAAGGAACCATGGATACTTCTGGATACTCAGTTCtgaataaatatgagaaaatacaaTTTTCCATAGAAAAATTTACAATTTAACATGAACATTTCCAACACTTTCCCATGTTTCTATTGCTGCCTAGACAAGTGAACATTGGGCATCCAGGCCTTCGATGCTGAGATTATGTAAAGGTGGTGAATTACTCATAATTTAGGGTCTTCTTGGCAAGCACTTTGAGAATATGAAACTCAGGAAAAGAGGCCAAAAAGGATAGTTGACCTCCAATTTCTCCATATGATGGGGGTTTACTAAAACATTTTGCTTtgcttctaaaatataaaacatttttccttgaAATTAGGTAAGAGAtgtcaaattaatttttcctcCTAATCTTAAATGGTAGGATGTAAATGCAGAGATTGATCAAAACTTCAGTTCAAATAAATGTGAGGAAGCAGTGTTGAAAGCTGCTCATGCTATGATTGAGTTGTTGATAAAGCTTAATGGGCTAATACTATGTAAAGAGAATAAACAGAAGCAATAATAAGAACTAATTTTTGTTTAGTTGAAAGAATGGCAACCATCACAGATTGTGACCTAATAGGCAAGCTTTCTTCTCACATCCTTTGAAATACAATGCAGGTAGGAAATCCTATTTAGAAGATGAATCATAGAGAATAATATTCATGAATAGATCTGCTACTTCCCATTTCACATGTTTTCCTTCAACTCAAACACCTAATAGGTAGGAATTACTTCCATCTTCCCAGTGAGGAGCTTGTGCTCAGAAATAAGAATGAGTGCTTAAGGGAACATAGTCAGTAAATATTAGACATGGGACTGCAATCTCGGTCTTCTTACTGATGcagatgcattttctttcttttgtgttccaTTATTTCCCTGTAAGTCAATCTTCATTTCCTCTCAACCTCTGACATAGCACATGCACACAGAAAGCCTGACGAAGCCTACCTCTCATTGTCTATCCCCCCCATCCATGTTTATTCCAGCAATGAGTTTTCAATGGtacattcaaatctttttttttttttttaaagattttatttatttattcttgagagatagaaggagagacagggccagagacacaggcagagggagaagcaggctccatgcaccgggagcccgacgtgggattcgatcctgggtctccaggatcgcgccctgggccaaaggcaggcgccaaaccgctgcgccacccagggatccccaatggtACATTCATAAGATAAATTTgatcctgtaattttttttatcatattatcaacataaaaaagacttaaagattCAATTTCTCCCATATTGCTTTCAGAGATGGGTGTATTGTCCACTTTCCATGTGATAAGTGGATGAGGATAAACACTTAACATACCACACCTCAAGAAGCTGTGTTCCTCTTTTCATACTTCATCATAGGTGTGACGAAAGctaggagggagagaggaagacataTGAGGGACTGTCATTAGCTTCTTTTAAGGCTATCTGTGCAGaacacttattattttaatattcatgaaaTGAAAAGCTAAGCTTTATGAGCAAAAGTTGGCATTTACTaaaggaaaatcaaaacaaaagctcTATAGAAACTTAAGATATAGTGTGGTTACCTACAAGTTTAGGCTTACTTTCAAATGAGCAAGGAAGAATTATATCTTTACCAAGTCTTCCAAGGACTATTTGCTTTTCATCAGTACTAACAAGATTGGGGGGAGCTAAAAGGAATGTATCTAAAAAATCAAGAGCAGTTACGAAGAGAATTAGTGATGGGTGCTTATCAAGGGCTCTATCAGAATAACCTAGCAGAACTATCCTGGGTCAGCAGCTTGGTCACTTACAGACCACACTTATCAAGAACCCTTGGTAGTCTGATTACTAGGAACAACCCACAAAACTTGTGTTAGAATTTCTGCAACTGTATTTTATGGACACAACAGATCCCTGTTGATTTTTATTCCCTGAGCACATTCACTTCTAACATCTACTACAATAACAAATTAGTTTATCCAGCTAACTAGAGTCAGCAGGCcgacaataataaaacaaatttgacTTGGTTTCATTAGGAAATATTTGGAATATGTAGAAGACAATACTGGATTCAGGAATCTGCTAGGAATATGCAGACATTAGCCTCAAGCAAGGGAACACATGAGGAGTCCAAAAAGGGGAGGTGGAGTGActcatttattttgcctttagGACATCTCTCAAGATATCCTACAAGTCAACTGAAATATAGTTAAGGAATATTATTCTGGATATAAATCTAGAAGTCTAATAATCctgagatataatatatatatatatacacacacatatatatttataatttatatatagttttttactattaacttcagaattttaaagattttatttattcctgagacacacagagagaagcagacataggcagagggagaagcaggctccccacagagaacccgatgtgggactcgatccccagacagggatcatgccctgagccaaaggcagacgctcaactgctgagccacccaggtattgtcccttcagaattttgaaaagCAGATGGACTCATCACAATCAAGgtttttgcaaagaaaatacaCTTAACCATTTCATAATCCTTGAAGATAGCCTCCAGTTTCTTTGGCCAattcacaaaacattttaaatattgtgtACCCAATCTATGGATTTTAGAATATTAGGAGTACAAAGGATCTTATCTTACAGATGACGGAGGAAACTAGACCACCCAAGATGGGAGAATTGAGTGCTCATGTGGCCTTGTCACAGTCTTTTTCCTCCGcctccttctctgagcctctttcCACTCTGCTATGTCCCACTTCTCTCCCTCAGAGAGATTTAGTTTATTTCTGTACAAAGAACTAGAGGGATGGAGTATTATagtgagagaaagacacagaaaagtggggccgggggtggggggggaggagtgGCTTTTGTCAATTTCCCTAATTGCTCTACTAAACACCTCTTATATTCCCCTGGATAATTAAAAAGGCTCATCACAGGACCAAGCAA
It contains:
- the HHLA2 gene encoding LOW QUALITY PROTEIN: HERV-H LTR-associating protein 2 (The sequence of the model RefSeq protein was modified relative to this genomic sequence to represent the inferred CDS: inserted 1 base in 1 codon; deleted 1 base in 1 codon; substituted 2 bases at 2 genomic stop codons); its protein translation is MKAQAGLSIVLILVPSLSGFQAFVTPMMKYEKRNTXFLRCGMLSVYPHPLITWKVDNTPISESNMGEIESLSLFYVDNMIKKITGSNLSYECTIGDPWDFLPALYFKGYDLHKMQSENVSLSCELANSIFFFFXLNHDFIASWSKVEKETSSILAYFQSSSXNITMYEPCISWNKEQINRSDFSLTLKDLSLSDNGEYLCNISSSKYSLLTIQTLHVVGNRTQANNPKEPGIPGLVEQPLSLV